Proteins from a genomic interval of Medicago truncatula cultivar Jemalong A17 chromosome 3, MtrunA17r5.0-ANR, whole genome shotgun sequence:
- the LOC11432511 gene encoding lachrymatory-factor synthase, whose translation MGEESIPKWEGKVTVEVRNTVEEQAWAVLEDFCNLHKWIPIDTCYQVDGVQGQPGLIRYCASNIKGVVEDDVVAEPETTIKWAKEKLLKIDPIKRCLSYEIVDNNMGFKSYVATLKVLPNEGDAKSAGCGIEWGFVCDPIEGWTLQDFNSYIEYCLQFMAKKIEVECSVTSQS comes from the coding sequence ATGGGAGAGGAATCTATACCAAAATGGGAAGGTAAAGTCACCGTTGAGGTAAGAAACACCGTTGAAGAACAAGCATGGGCAGTGTTAGAAGATTTCTGCAACCTACACAAATGGATTCCAATAGACACATGTTACCAAGTTGATGGTGTTCAAGGCCAACCCGGTCTCATACGCTATTGTGCTTCAAACATAAAAggtgttgttgaagatgatgttgtTGCTGAGCCTGAGACAACGATCAAGTGGGCAAAGGAAAAGCTGTTGAAAATTGATCCAATCAAACGTTGTTTGTCGTATGAAATTGTTGATAACAACATGGGATTTAAGTCTTATGTTGCAACACTGAAAGTGCTTCCAAACGAAGGTGATGCTAAAAGTGCAGGGTGTGGGATTGAGTGGGGGTTTGTTTGTGATCCAATAGAAGGGTGGACATTACAAGATTTCAACTCTTATATTGAGTACTGTCTTCAGTTCATGGCTAAGAAGATTGAGGTTGAATGCTCTGTAACTAGTCAGAGCTAA